A single window of uncultured Pseudodesulfovibrio sp. DNA harbors:
- a CDS encoding aldose epimerase family protein, with the protein MSVQRTRWGALDDGTPVDLFTLTNSGGMKASIATYGGILTRLTAPDRDGNLADVTLGFDTLEEYVANPWYFGCLIGRVANRVSHARFVLNGKSFELEKNCGEHHLHGGCNGFHKQVWDSESIETDEGPSVRLRHVSPDREMGYPGKLECSALYTLTADGLRLDFKATTDKATVVNTTHHSYFNLSGLPGKDCLGHELCIPASRVLEVDTALIPTGQMTEASGTHLDFMHSETIGRRIADNTNGRGYDHYYVLDDSASTLRLAATVLEPGSGRGMEVWTTSPGVQFYSGDYIPDSLPGKGGLMYHSRSGFCLEAQGFVDAPNQPGFPEVSLEPGQEFVQTILFKFFVK; encoded by the coding sequence ATGAGTGTTCAACGCACACGATGGGGTGCCTTGGACGATGGAACCCCGGTGGATTTGTTCACCCTGACCAATTCAGGCGGTATGAAAGCCTCCATTGCTACATATGGCGGAATCCTTACACGACTGACTGCGCCGGATCGGGATGGGAATTTGGCGGATGTGACACTTGGTTTTGATACTTTGGAGGAATATGTCGCGAACCCATGGTATTTCGGATGTCTGATTGGACGGGTGGCCAATCGGGTCAGTCATGCTCGTTTTGTATTAAATGGGAAGTCCTTTGAACTTGAGAAAAATTGTGGTGAGCATCATCTGCATGGTGGCTGCAATGGCTTTCATAAGCAGGTCTGGGATAGTGAGTCGATAGAGACTGACGAAGGACCAAGTGTACGCTTGCGACATGTTAGCCCGGATCGGGAAATGGGGTATCCCGGTAAGCTGGAATGTTCGGCTTTATATACTCTGACTGCGGATGGACTGCGTCTTGATTTTAAGGCCACAACGGATAAAGCCACTGTCGTGAACACAACCCATCATAGTTATTTCAATTTGTCAGGACTTCCGGGGAAGGATTGTCTGGGGCATGAATTGTGTATTCCAGCCAGTCGCGTGTTGGAAGTGGATACCGCATTAATTCCCACAGGGCAGATGACAGAAGCCAGTGGTACACATCTCGATTTTATGCATTCGGAGACTATTGGTCGTCGGATTGCAGATAATACCAATGGTCGAGGGTACGATCATTATTATGTATTGGACGATTCCGCGTCGACATTGCGACTGGCCGCCACTGTGTTGGAGCCGGGCTCAGGACGGGGGATGGAGGTCTGGACGACCAGTCCCGGGGTGCAGTTCTATTCGGGGGATTACATCCCGGATTCATTGCCGGGCAAGGGTGGTTTGATGTATCATTCCCGCTCCGGATTTTGTTTGGAAGCACAAGGGTTCGTGGATGCTCCCAATCAACCGGGATTCCCGGAAGTGTCCCTTGAACCGGGGCAGGAGTTTGTCCAGACAATATTGTTCAAGTTTTTTGTGAAATAG
- a CDS encoding LacI family DNA-binding transcriptional regulator encodes MSSFTIKDLAKKLGVSPSTVSRALRDHPDISLATKRKVTEAAEKYHYQPNQLAQSLQKKRSNTIGVIVPEIRHHFFSNVISGIEEVAYEHGYIIMVCQSNETLAREMINTQALVANQVAGLLIAISSETTNHEHLSGVIRQNVPLVQFDRVVEGLDTSKVVVDDYRAAYGAVTHLIESGYRRIGHLAGQDGIALNQHRFEGYRDAMRDNGLTVEDKFHLHGGYREEDGRAGAEKYLAMDEMPEAILAINDPVAVGLFTRFKEAGVRIPDDVALVGFSDTPAAALIEPALTTVFQPAFEIGRMAVKLLLKQFEAGENFVPETVTLETQLLVRGSSLARGRS; translated from the coding sequence ATGAGTTCGTTTACGATCAAGGACCTCGCCAAGAAACTCGGAGTTTCTCCGTCAACGGTGTCCCGTGCCTTGCGCGATCACCCTGACATCAGCTTGGCCACCAAACGCAAGGTGACTGAAGCTGCCGAAAAATATCACTATCAGCCCAATCAGCTTGCCCAGTCATTGCAAAAAAAACGGAGCAACACCATTGGCGTGATTGTTCCCGAAATTCGTCATCATTTTTTTTCCAATGTCATTAGTGGTATAGAAGAGGTCGCCTACGAACACGGTTACATTATTATGGTTTGTCAGAGTAACGAGACTTTGGCCCGTGAAATGATCAATACTCAGGCTTTAGTTGCCAATCAGGTCGCAGGATTGCTTATCGCCATTTCTTCGGAGACGACGAACCATGAACATCTTTCCGGTGTCATTCGTCAGAATGTGCCATTAGTGCAGTTTGATAGGGTTGTGGAAGGATTGGATACCAGTAAGGTCGTGGTGGATGATTATCGTGCGGCGTATGGTGCCGTGACCCATCTTATAGAATCCGGTTATCGACGTATCGGGCATCTTGCCGGACAGGACGGTATAGCCTTGAACCAACATCGGTTTGAGGGATATCGGGATGCCATGCGTGATAATGGTTTGACTGTGGAAGACAAATTCCATTTGCATGGCGGGTACAGGGAAGAAGATGGTCGAGCCGGGGCTGAAAAGTATCTTGCCATGGACGAAATGCCCGAGGCCATTCTTGCCATCAATGATCCTGTGGCCGTTGGCCTGTTTACACGCTTCAAGGAAGCGGGGGTGCGAATCCCTGATGACGTGGCCCTTGTCGGTTTTTCAGACACGCCCGCTGCGGCGCTTATCGAACCGGCATTGACCACAGTGTTTCAGCCTGCATTCGAGATTGGACGGATGGCTGTGAAGTTGTTGCTCAAGCAGTTTGAAGCTGGTGAAAATTTTGTGCCTGAGACTGTGACATTGGAAACCCAATTGTTGGTCCGTGGTTCGTCCTTGGCGAGGGGGCGGTCATGA
- a CDS encoding galactokinase family protein yields the protein MAFIHDYLRALNAGFLDATLTELYGDSVLFIQRQRYSNLLSRLEKWSGCNRAVLVTAPGRTELGGNHTDHNNGVVLAAGVHFDCLAAACPVDGTVIRVRSEGFSDSIEVDCTDLASRVEEEGTSTALVRGVVAGFVSRGWNVGGFDACISGDVPIGAGLSSSAAFEVCIGQILNQLYCEGKRTSLELATAGREAENIHFGKPCGFMDQLACATQGILSIDFMTQKTPQVTQIDFDFEAAGYQLVVVDTGGSHADLTPEYAAIPEEMGRAARVLGQDVARGLTVQQVMENVSGIRMEAGDRGVLRLIHFIEESERAQQQAVALQTGDMDGFLRLVNQSGDSSWRLLQNCISTTNALEQGIPLALTLTERFLGGRGAWRIQGGGFAGTIQAYVPTELVQEYSDFMDGVFKPGAVLPLKIRKPGMDCIRLNDLHGAPSS from the coding sequence ATGGCTTTTATTCATGACTATTTGCGTGCGCTCAACGCAGGTTTTCTGGATGCAACATTGACTGAGTTGTATGGCGATTCTGTTTTATTTATTCAACGCCAGCGGTATAGCAACCTGTTGTCTCGATTGGAAAAATGGAGCGGATGCAACAGGGCTGTTTTAGTGACTGCGCCGGGGCGAACAGAGCTTGGTGGTAATCACACGGACCATAACAACGGTGTGGTCCTGGCCGCGGGCGTGCATTTTGACTGTTTGGCTGCGGCGTGTCCTGTGGACGGGACTGTTATTCGCGTGAGGTCAGAAGGTTTTTCCGACAGCATTGAGGTCGACTGCACAGACCTTGCTTCTCGTGTTGAAGAAGAAGGGACATCTACTGCGTTAGTTCGTGGCGTTGTCGCTGGATTCGTGAGCCGTGGGTGGAATGTCGGTGGTTTCGATGCCTGTATCTCAGGTGATGTCCCAATAGGGGCAGGGCTGAGTTCTTCGGCGGCTTTTGAGGTTTGTATAGGTCAGATTCTTAACCAGTTGTATTGCGAGGGCAAGCGGACATCGTTGGAATTGGCCACGGCCGGTCGTGAAGCCGAGAATATTCATTTTGGCAAACCGTGTGGTTTCATGGACCAATTGGCCTGTGCGACTCAGGGGATTTTGTCCATTGATTTTATGACACAGAAAACCCCGCAAGTGACGCAAATTGATTTTGATTTTGAGGCCGCCGGTTATCAACTTGTGGTAGTGGATACCGGTGGGAGTCATGCTGATCTGACACCTGAATACGCCGCCATTCCCGAGGAAATGGGGCGTGCTGCGCGTGTCTTGGGGCAGGATGTGGCACGTGGTCTGACTGTGCAACAGGTGATGGAGAATGTCTCCGGTATCCGTATGGAAGCCGGTGACAGAGGGGTACTTCGTCTGATTCATTTCATTGAGGAAAGCGAAAGAGCCCAACAGCAGGCAGTTGCGTTGCAAACGGGTGATATGGACGGTTTTCTTCGGCTGGTGAATCAGTCCGGTGATTCGTCATGGCGATTGCTTCAGAACTGTATCAGCACCACCAATGCGTTGGAGCAAGGGATTCCTTTGGCTTTGACATTGACTGAACGTTTTCTTGGCGGCAGGGGAGCGTGGCGTATCCAGGGCGGCGGTTTCGCCGGGACCATACAGGCGTATGTTCCCACTGAACTGGTGCAGGAATATAGTGATTTTATGGATGGCGTGTTTAAGCCCGGAGCGGTTTTGCCGTTGAAAATTCGTAAACCGGGTATGGATTGTATTCGACTGAATGATCTTCATGGAGCACCTTCTTCATGA
- a CDS encoding UDP-glucose--hexose-1-phosphate uridylyltransferase has product MNFEDNPHRRLNQLTGEWVLVSPHRTKRPWQGQQEEPDLATLPEYDDSCYLCPGNVRAGGAVNPAYEETFVFTNDFAALLPDMPEETEVSLDNNSLLVAEPETGVCRVLCYSPRHDLTLARLGVAQARKVVDIWCTEFQALGVRDDIGYVQIFENRGSVMGCSNPHPHGQIWATRNVPMYPATEGGRQSAYLQEHDSCLLCSYLETEMKRGERIIFENDSFVVLVPFWATWPFETMILPKKHMTSILEMDAPIRDDLADAMVRLNIRYDNLFQTSFPYSMGIHQAPSDGEGHPHWHFHIHYYPPLLRSKSVKKFMVGYEMMAMPQRDLTAEAAAIRLREQGEVHYLEMR; this is encoded by the coding sequence ATGAATTTCGAAGACAATCCGCACAGGCGGTTGAATCAACTTACAGGTGAGTGGGTGCTTGTTTCGCCCCATAGAACCAAACGTCCTTGGCAAGGGCAACAGGAAGAGCCAGATCTGGCGACTCTTCCTGAGTACGACGACAGTTGTTATCTCTGTCCCGGCAATGTCCGTGCGGGTGGCGCGGTCAATCCTGCCTACGAAGAAACATTTGTTTTCACCAATGATTTCGCAGCTCTTTTGCCGGATATGCCGGAAGAGACCGAAGTGTCTCTTGACAATAACTCCCTTTTGGTCGCGGAACCGGAGACGGGCGTGTGTCGTGTCCTCTGTTATTCCCCTCGCCATGATTTGACCTTGGCACGACTCGGCGTTGCTCAGGCTCGAAAGGTTGTGGACATCTGGTGTACTGAATTTCAGGCACTGGGTGTTCGTGATGATATCGGATATGTTCAGATATTTGAAAACCGAGGATCGGTCATGGGGTGTTCCAACCCGCATCCTCATGGACAGATATGGGCCACTCGGAATGTGCCCATGTATCCAGCCACGGAAGGTGGGCGGCAGTCTGCATATCTTCAGGAGCATGATTCCTGCTTGCTCTGCTCCTATCTTGAGACGGAAATGAAACGGGGCGAGCGGATTATCTTTGAGAATGATTCTTTTGTCGTTTTGGTGCCATTTTGGGCGACCTGGCCTTTTGAGACGATGATTTTGCCCAAGAAGCATATGACATCCATCCTTGAAATGGATGCTCCCATTCGGGATGATCTGGCCGATGCCATGGTCCGGTTGAATATTCGTTACGATAATCTTTTCCAGACATCATTTCCTTATTCCATGGGTATTCATCAGGCTCCTTCCGACGGCGAGGGGCATCCTCATTGGCATTTTCATATCCATTATTATCCACCTCTTTTGCGATCAAAATCAGTCAAGAAGTTCATGGTCGGTTATGAAATGATGGCCATGCCTCAGCGTGATTTGACTGCCGAAGCCGCAGCCATTCGTCTTCGAGAGCAGGGCGAAGTGCATTATCTGGAGATGAGGTAA
- a CDS encoding transporter substrate-binding domain-containing protein translates to MQFVFSFVLSLMMFIAPSLAAETVVLTYGEWPPYHSSKLPGKGVASIIYEEAFRFSGVEVVYECLPWKRAYEKASHGEVTGSVGWLKSGEREKIFFYSDSVMESETVFFYNRYNGFDWENVEDVMDMRIATALGDLAQKTFTKVVKNGTGEIHTTRGYVQGMRMLVAGRVDLFVCNKEVGLHILENWFPDATHVVVHPHPIRKGASHLIISRRIPSGLELVEKFNNGLRWLKESGRYQQIMTDYFEDKSGM, encoded by the coding sequence ATGCAATTCGTTTTCAGTTTTGTGCTGTCTCTCATGATGTTTATCGCCCCCTCTTTGGCCGCGGAAACAGTCGTTCTGACATATGGAGAATGGCCCCCCTATCACTCTTCAAAGCTTCCGGGAAAGGGAGTGGCTTCAATTATATATGAAGAGGCTTTTCGCTTCTCAGGAGTTGAGGTTGTGTACGAATGCCTGCCGTGGAAACGTGCATATGAAAAGGCCAGCCATGGCGAGGTAACCGGTTCTGTAGGGTGGTTGAAAAGTGGGGAAAGGGAAAAGATTTTTTTCTACAGTGATTCGGTTATGGAGTCGGAAACAGTCTTTTTCTATAATCGGTACAATGGATTTGATTGGGAAAACGTAGAGGACGTCATGGATATGCGTATTGCGACGGCGTTGGGCGATCTTGCGCAGAAGACGTTTACCAAAGTGGTCAAGAACGGTACGGGGGAAATCCATACGACACGAGGGTATGTGCAGGGTATGAGAATGCTTGTGGCCGGGAGGGTCGACCTGTTTGTCTGTAATAAGGAAGTTGGTTTGCATATTCTGGAAAACTGGTTTCCTGACGCGACGCATGTTGTTGTGCACCCTCATCCAATACGGAAGGGGGCGTCTCATCTTATTATTTCCAGACGAATACCGTCCGGGCTTGAATTGGTGGAGAAATTTAATAATGGCCTTCGTTGGCTGAAAGAAAGTGGACGGTACCAACAAATTATGACGGACTATTTCGAGGATAAATCAGGGATGTGA
- a CDS encoding Gfo/Idh/MocA family oxidoreductase, which yields MKKIRFGILSTAKIARTKVIPAMQKGKLTEVTAIASRTLENAQKAAEELGIAKAYGSYEKLLADKQIDAVYIPLPNHLHVEWTLKAMDKGKHVLCEKPMGLTSGEVNRLINATVTAPDAKVMEGFMYRFHPQWIEAKRLVDEGQIGDLVTIQSFFSYFNTDPDNIRNKADLGGGALMDIGCYPVSLSRFIFNAQPRRAMSFMNQDPEFGTDRVFSGMLDFNGRIATFTCSTQVADYQRVNILGTTGRIEILIPFNAPPDEPCTILLQQGAKKEMTVQPLSFDPCDQYTLQGDAFARAILDDTRPPATLMDAFDNMHVIDALVKSAQTGQWERS from the coding sequence ATGAAAAAAATACGTTTCGGCATCCTTTCCACAGCCAAAATCGCCCGGACAAAAGTCATTCCCGCCATGCAAAAGGGAAAATTGACTGAAGTCACGGCCATAGCTTCGCGCACACTTGAAAACGCACAAAAAGCCGCCGAAGAACTGGGAATTGCCAAAGCGTATGGTAGCTACGAAAAACTGTTGGCCGACAAGCAGATTGATGCCGTTTACATCCCTCTGCCAAACCACCTCCATGTAGAGTGGACTCTCAAAGCCATGGACAAAGGTAAACACGTCCTGTGTGAAAAGCCCATGGGATTGACCAGTGGTGAAGTAAACAGACTTATCAACGCCACAGTTACGGCCCCGGATGCCAAAGTTATGGAAGGCTTCATGTATCGATTCCATCCGCAATGGATCGAAGCAAAGCGACTGGTAGACGAAGGGCAAATCGGTGACTTGGTCACCATCCAATCCTTTTTTTCCTACTTCAATACAGACCCTGACAATATTCGAAACAAGGCGGACCTCGGCGGTGGGGCCCTCATGGATATCGGATGCTATCCTGTGTCCTTGTCCCGATTCATTTTCAATGCCCAGCCTCGTCGCGCCATGAGTTTCATGAATCAGGACCCCGAATTTGGTACGGATCGTGTGTTTTCAGGCATGTTGGATTTCAATGGAAGGATTGCAACATTCACATGTTCCACTCAAGTAGCCGATTATCAGCGGGTTAATATTTTGGGCACGACTGGACGAATCGAAATACTCATCCCGTTTAATGCCCCGCCGGACGAACCATGTACGATTCTCCTTCAACAAGGAGCCAAAAAGGAAATGACGGTGCAACCCCTTTCCTTTGATCCTTGTGATCAATACACCCTGCAAGGCGACGCTTTTGCCAGAGCTATTCTTGATGACACACGACCACCGGCCACCCTCATGGATGCATTCGACAACATGCACGTCATCGACGCTCTGGTAAAGAGCGCACAAACAGGTCAATGGGAACGGAGCTAA
- a CDS encoding PAS domain-containing protein encodes MDFRGVHEVFDQLHDVIGFVDKKLHYVAVNREYCRYWDVSQEDIIGIHVSCVIGEDVFDSTIKAYLEQCLAGEDVHFEGWIDFPGMGGRHMDVRYTPCRGDDGQILGVYLVGRDITEVKNMYSRVVVERDRFDSVLNSLNVGLVLCYPDLTVAWHNRQMQALFPDADIRGMKCHQIVERDGEECKDCPALKTLRTGRSHSEEFFHGATGRWYVMTTVLTQDKGRDQVLILGRLEDVTDQKLAREAVLESEQRFREIFENVNMIAVQGYDHDRRVVYWNPASEQLYGYSREEAMGELLEDLIIPDSMREAVKAGHEEWLSDGVAIPAGELELVHKDGHFVSVYSSHVMQQTAAGDKFMYCLDVDLSEIKRIHNQLIEAKEQAEAANETKSEFLANMSHEIRTPLNGIQGMLSLMLGTELDDDQNEYAQAGLDSAVRLNRLLSDILDLSRVEAGMMEMERAPFNLTDLIKQVFDLFHLSFNADSVELRCIMGDDVPHFMVGDGARLQQVLINLVGNALKYTDVGEVCVEVAVLSPVRPGEHRVYFSVVDTGIGISKDKIDSLFEPFVQGSQGFTRKYQGAGLGLSICRRLVTLMGGNMSVESEVGAGSAIHMVLPFGESSSQELTTSVDLVGEDGERFELDILLAEDDRVNSLVGKRFLQEAGCTVQVVSNGLKAVEMLRSQLFDAIFMDVQMPVMDGVAATKSIRNGEAGESRRDVPIYALTAFTMAGDREKLLDAGMDGYLPKPLETEDLLKSLRQVVQKKKKVNV; translated from the coding sequence ATGGACTTTCGCGGGGTGCATGAAGTTTTTGATCAACTCCATGATGTCATCGGGTTCGTTGATAAAAAATTACATTATGTTGCGGTGAATCGGGAATATTGCCGATATTGGGACGTTTCCCAAGAGGATATCATTGGAATACACGTCTCCTGTGTGATCGGAGAGGATGTTTTTGATTCAACCATAAAGGCATACCTTGAGCAGTGTCTTGCCGGTGAAGACGTCCACTTCGAAGGATGGATAGATTTTCCCGGGATGGGCGGACGACATATGGATGTCAGATACACCCCATGTCGTGGGGATGACGGACAGATACTTGGTGTGTATCTCGTTGGCCGTGATATTACAGAAGTAAAAAACATGTATTCGAGAGTCGTGGTCGAGCGTGATCGGTTTGACAGTGTCTTGAATTCACTCAATGTGGGGTTGGTGTTGTGTTATCCCGATTTGACTGTTGCGTGGCACAACAGGCAAATGCAGGCCCTTTTCCCTGATGCCGATATTCGGGGGATGAAATGTCATCAGATCGTTGAAAGAGACGGTGAGGAATGCAAAGATTGTCCGGCCTTGAAAACTTTGCGAACAGGACGCTCACATAGTGAAGAGTTTTTTCATGGAGCGACTGGCCGCTGGTATGTCATGACCACTGTGTTGACGCAGGATAAGGGAAGGGACCAGGTTTTAATCTTGGGGCGCCTTGAAGATGTTACAGATCAGAAGCTCGCTCGAGAGGCTGTTTTGGAGAGCGAACAGCGTTTCAGGGAGATATTTGAGAACGTGAACATGATCGCGGTGCAGGGGTATGATCATGATCGTCGGGTTGTGTATTGGAACCCCGCCAGTGAACAATTGTATGGATACAGTCGGGAAGAAGCCATGGGGGAACTGCTGGAGGATTTGATAATTCCAGATTCTATGCGCGAGGCGGTGAAGGCAGGCCATGAAGAGTGGTTGTCCGATGGTGTGGCGATTCCGGCTGGAGAATTGGAATTGGTTCACAAGGATGGACATTTCGTATCGGTATACTCTTCACACGTCATGCAGCAAACCGCGGCTGGTGATAAATTCATGTATTGTCTGGATGTGGACCTGTCCGAAATAAAGCGTATCCATAATCAATTGATTGAAGCCAAGGAGCAGGCTGAAGCGGCCAATGAGACCAAGTCTGAATTTTTGGCAAACATGAGTCATGAAATTCGAACTCCACTCAATGGGATTCAAGGGATGCTGTCTCTCATGTTGGGCACTGAACTTGATGATGATCAGAATGAGTATGCTCAGGCTGGATTGGATTCTGCCGTGAGGCTCAACCGATTGCTTTCCGACATTCTTGATTTGTCTCGTGTAGAAGCGGGAATGATGGAGATGGAAAGGGCCCCATTCAACCTTACGGATTTGATAAAACAAGTTTTTGATCTTTTTCATCTTTCATTTAATGCCGACAGCGTTGAACTGCGTTGCATTATGGGTGATGACGTGCCGCATTTTATGGTTGGTGACGGTGCGCGTCTTCAACAGGTACTTATTAATCTTGTGGGTAATGCTCTCAAATATACCGATGTCGGGGAGGTTTGTGTAGAGGTCGCTGTCCTTTCCCCTGTGAGACCGGGAGAGCATCGAGTATATTTTTCCGTTGTGGATACTGGAATAGGTATAAGCAAGGATAAAATTGATTCTCTGTTTGAGCCATTTGTACAAGGGAGTCAGGGCTTCACCCGTAAGTATCAGGGCGCAGGGCTTGGGTTGTCCATCTGTAGGCGCTTGGTGACTCTTATGGGGGGCAACATGTCTGTGGAGAGTGAGGTCGGTGCGGGAAGTGCCATCCACATGGTGTTGCCGTTTGGGGAGTCTTCATCGCAAGAGCTGACAACGTCCGTCGACTTGGTGGGTGAGGATGGAGAGAGGTTCGAACTTGATATTTTATTGGCTGAAGATGATCGAGTTAATAGTCTTGTTGGCAAACGTTTTCTGCAAGAGGCAGGATGTACGGTGCAGGTTGTTTCCAACGGGTTGAAAGCGGTTGAAATGTTGCGCAGCCAGCTGTTTGACGCCATTTTTATGGATGTACAAATGCCGGTTATGGATGGAGTGGCGGCCACCAAGAGTATCAGAAATGGAGAAGCTGGCGAGTCCCGGCGTGATGTCCCTATTTATGCTTTGACCGCTTTTACCATGGCTGGAGATCGGGAAAAGCTTCTGGATGCGGGGATGGATGGCTACCTTCCCAAACCGCTTGAAACAGAAGATCTCCTGAAATCATTACGTCAAGTGGTCCAGAAAAAAAAGAAAGTAAACGTTTAG
- a CDS encoding 5'-nucleotidase C-terminal domain-containing protein — MVRKWGFVAVFMSVIVLAGPAWSFDLTVLHVNDSHSYLDATKDELKPEGKSTYVKIGAWARLQTAVSCVRGQVHNVALLHAGDAVQGDLYFMKYGGKPEMEFLNRLDFTAMTLGNHEFDKGPDFLAGFLKYTTVPVVSANVDASATPALASKVVPYFIASYGEEKVGIIGLTTKETAVISSPGKVVFADEAESARRYVKELEAQGINKIILLTHVGLDADKQLAATVSGVDVIVGGHSHSLLGDSDAMEELGKKPDDTYPVVVKGVDGNDVYVVTAWKWGRVLGRLDVIFDDNGRVTAAKGDPMMLLADTFKRKNKDKKKVELEGVEREKVLELIEKSPVASVFSKDTVSEAFLEPFRDGVNAMRTDVIGVAAQTLSHIRVPGIDESGLSLPHGSLIAPIVCQSMLAKMASTGEDVDIALLNGGGVRDSVPRGNMTVGTAYTLMPFNNTLNVMDMTGAQVKIALETGVTRGGGAFPYVRGARYTADMNKPDGDRVASLEIKGKGGQWKSFDPRRSYRVVTNTYLAGGGDGYTVMKNAAQRYDTGFVDAVAFIEYVKSMKTLSPLDSANVTFIPAK, encoded by the coding sequence ATGGTGAGAAAATGGGGCTTTGTGGCTGTTTTTATGTCCGTAATAGTGCTTGCTGGCCCTGCGTGGAGTTTCGACCTGACAGTATTGCACGTCAATGACTCCCATTCGTATCTGGATGCGACAAAGGATGAATTGAAGCCGGAAGGGAAGTCCACGTATGTCAAAATAGGGGCGTGGGCGCGATTGCAGACCGCTGTTTCTTGTGTGCGTGGTCAGGTTCATAATGTGGCGCTTTTGCATGCGGGAGATGCTGTGCAGGGTGATCTCTATTTCATGAAATATGGTGGCAAGCCTGAAATGGAGTTTCTGAACAGGCTTGATTTTACGGCCATGACCTTGGGGAATCATGAGTTTGACAAGGGGCCGGATTTCTTGGCGGGATTTCTCAAATATACTACGGTTCCCGTGGTCAGCGCGAATGTGGATGCCTCGGCTACTCCCGCATTGGCGAGCAAAGTTGTTCCATATTTCATTGCTTCATACGGAGAGGAAAAGGTCGGCATCATCGGGTTGACCACCAAAGAAACCGCAGTCATTTCCAGCCCAGGCAAAGTGGTTTTTGCCGATGAAGCCGAATCAGCCAGACGGTATGTCAAGGAATTGGAAGCGCAGGGGATCAACAAGATTATTTTGCTGACACACGTGGGGCTGGATGCTGACAAGCAGCTTGCTGCCACTGTGTCAGGGGTGGATGTCATCGTGGGGGGGCATTCCCACTCCTTGCTGGGGGATTCCGATGCAATGGAAGAGTTGGGGAAGAAGCCTGACGACACGTATCCGGTGGTCGTCAAAGGGGTTGATGGGAATGATGTGTATGTTGTCACGGCATGGAAATGGGGTCGTGTCCTTGGTCGTCTGGATGTGATTTTCGACGATAATGGACGGGTGACAGCCGCGAAGGGCGACCCCATGATGCTGTTGGCGGACACCTTCAAGCGCAAGAATAAAGATAAGAAGAAAGTTGAGCTTGAAGGTGTTGAGCGAGAGAAAGTGTTGGAGCTCATTGAGAAGAGCCCGGTCGCAAGCGTGTTTTCCAAAGATACTGTGTCGGAAGCGTTTCTTGAGCCGTTCAGGGACGGCGTCAATGCAATGCGTACTGATGTTATCGGTGTTGCTGCTCAAACTTTGTCGCACATCAGAGTGCCGGGAATTGATGAATCCGGGCTTTCTTTGCCCCACGGCAGTTTGATAGCTCCGATAGTCTGCCAAAGCATGCTCGCCAAGATGGCATCTACTGGTGAAGATGTGGACATTGCCTTGCTCAACGGCGGTGGAGTGCGTGATTCGGTCCCCCGAGGAAACATGACCGTGGGCACGGCTTATACGCTTATGCCGTTTAACAACACCCTTAATGTCATGGATATGACCGGTGCTCAGGTGAAGATTGCACTGGAAACCGGCGTGACTCGTGGTGGCGGAGCTTTTCCGTATGTGCGCGGCGCACGGTATACTGCAGACATGAACAAACCTGATGGTGATCGTGTTGCAAGTTTGGAAATCAAGGGGAAGGGCGGGCAATGGAAATCGTTTGATCCCCGACGTTCATATCGAGTGGTCACGAATACCTATCTCGCCGGTGGGGGTGATGGCTATACCGTTATGAAGAACGCCGCTCAACGGTATGACACCGGGTTCGTTGATGCTGTGGCGTTTATTGAATACGTCAAGAGCATGAAGACTCTTTCGCCTTTAGACTCCGCGAACGTGACCTTTATTCCCGCAAAATAG